One region of Bosea sp. 29B genomic DNA includes:
- a CDS encoding ATP-binding protein: MKTGIDMGSTRGGEPAELNLAELLATRLLVQGNSGSGKSHLLRRLLEQSAPLVQQAIVDPEGDFVSLADQFGHVVVDGTASPVELQKIALRVRQHRVSVVLNLEELDADEQLRATAAFLGGLFDIDRAHWYPMLVVVDEAQLFAPVMAGEASDEARRLSLGAMTNLMCRGRKRGLAGVIATQRLAKLAKNVAAEASNFLMGRTFLDIDMQRAADLLGMDRRQAEMFRDLERGQFVALGPALSKKPLPVRIGPVASVDRGGAPGLLPLPDQAPEDASKLIFTAGEDEVAPAPWPKQPRPRPAVAPEIIRRIETHQPVPPPEPEIEMDPAERAAALVEILNELLDDPEARDRPVAVLYQDFTVRCRMRRVSGPETSLDAFRKRLAVARAGASEEVLSSDAWEKALTAAETLPEDLHGLFLFIARSAIEGAPCPSDAELAEAYGSHSPSRARRLIGYIEERGLLVCHVDFRGQRTLALPALGVETAPGLASPLVKGLPPRRARG, encoded by the coding sequence ATGAAGACTGGCATCGACATGGGGTCGACGCGCGGCGGCGAGCCCGCTGAGCTTAACCTCGCCGAATTGCTGGCGACGCGCCTGCTGGTCCAGGGCAATTCCGGCTCGGGAAAGTCGCATCTGCTGCGCCGCCTGCTCGAGCAGAGCGCACCACTGGTGCAGCAGGCCATCGTCGATCCCGAAGGCGACTTCGTCTCGCTGGCCGACCAGTTCGGCCATGTCGTGGTCGACGGCACCGCGAGCCCGGTCGAATTGCAGAAGATCGCGCTGCGCGTGCGCCAGCATCGCGTCTCGGTGGTTCTCAACCTCGAGGAGCTCGACGCCGACGAGCAATTGCGCGCCACCGCCGCCTTCCTCGGCGGGCTCTTCGATATCGACCGCGCTCATTGGTACCCGATGCTGGTCGTGGTCGACGAAGCCCAGCTCTTCGCGCCGGTGATGGCGGGCGAGGCCTCGGACGAGGCGCGGCGCCTCTCGCTCGGCGCGATGACCAACCTGATGTGCCGTGGCCGCAAGCGCGGCCTTGCCGGCGTGATCGCGACGCAGCGCCTCGCCAAGCTCGCCAAGAACGTCGCGGCCGAGGCCTCCAACTTCCTGATGGGCCGCACCTTCCTCGACATCGACATGCAGCGCGCCGCCGACCTGCTCGGCATGGACCGGCGCCAGGCCGAGATGTTCCGTGATCTCGAACGCGGCCAGTTCGTCGCGCTCGGTCCCGCCCTGTCGAAGAAGCCGCTGCCGGTCCGGATCGGCCCGGTCGCCTCGGTCGATCGCGGTGGCGCGCCCGGCCTGCTGCCTTTGCCCGATCAGGCGCCGGAGGACGCCAGCAAGCTGATCTTCACCGCCGGGGAGGACGAGGTCGCGCCGGCGCCCTGGCCGAAGCAGCCGCGCCCACGACCGGCAGTGGCGCCCGAGATCATCCGCCGCATCGAGACGCACCAGCCGGTGCCGCCGCCCGAGCCCGAGATCGAGATGGATCCGGCCGAGCGCGCCGCGGCGCTGGTCGAGATCCTCAACGAACTGCTCGACGATCCCGAGGCGCGCGACCGGCCGGTCGCGGTGCTCTACCAGGACTTCACCGTGCGCTGCCGGATGCGCCGCGTCAGCGGGCCGGAGACCAGTCTGGATGCCTTCCGCAAGCGGCTTGCGGTCGCCCGCGCCGGAGCGAGCGAGGAGGTCCTGTCCTCCGATGCCTGGGAGAAGGCGCTGACCGCGGCAGAGACCCTGCCCGAGGACCTGCACGGGCTCTTCCTGTTCATCGCGCGCAGCGCGATCGAAGGGGCGCCCTGCCCCTCCGATGCCGAACTGGCAGAAGCTTATGGCAGCCACTCGCCGAGTCGGGCGCGCCGCCTGATCGGCTATATCGAGGAGCGCGGCCTCCTTGTCTGCCATGTCGATTTCCGTGGCCAGCGCACGCTGGCTTTGCCGGCGCTCGGCGTCGAGACCGCGCCGGGCCTCGCCTCGCCGTTGGTCAAGGGCCTGCCGCCGAGGCGGGCACGAGGCTAG
- the xth gene encoding exodeoxyribonuclease III, with amino-acid sequence MRIATWNVNSIRQRLTHVLAFLKEAEPDALCLQELKCVDPDFPRAEIEEAGWQVTTHGQKGFNGVAIISRSKLEDVRRGLPGDESDEQARYLEGVLPLGDGVVRIASIYLPNGNPPNTEKYPYKLAWMERLAVHAKGLLAHEEPLVLAGDYNVIPEPRDARDPAAWTGDALFLPPTRTAFRKLQSLGFTEALRATTDAAGLYTFWDYQAGAWQRNNGIRIDHLLLSPQAADKLGAVSIAKHVRGWDKASDHVPVLIELS; translated from the coding sequence GTGCGCATTGCCACCTGGAACGTCAATTCGATCCGCCAGCGGCTGACCCATGTCCTCGCCTTCCTGAAGGAAGCCGAGCCCGACGCGCTCTGCCTGCAGGAGCTGAAATGCGTCGATCCCGATTTCCCGCGCGCCGAGATCGAAGAGGCCGGCTGGCAGGTCACGACCCACGGCCAGAAGGGCTTCAACGGCGTCGCCATCATCTCGCGCAGCAAGCTCGAGGATGTCCGCCGCGGCCTGCCGGGCGACGAAAGCGATGAGCAGGCGCGCTATCTCGAAGGCGTGCTGCCGCTGGGCGACGGCGTGGTGCGCATCGCTTCGATCTACCTGCCGAACGGCAACCCGCCGAACACCGAGAAATACCCCTACAAGCTCGCCTGGATGGAGCGGCTGGCGGTCCATGCCAAGGGCCTGCTGGCGCATGAGGAGCCGCTGGTGCTGGCCGGCGACTACAACGTCATCCCCGAGCCGCGCGACGCCCGCGACCCCGCCGCCTGGACCGGTGACGCACTCTTCCTGCCGCCGACCCGCACCGCCTTCCGCAAGCTGCAGAGTCTCGGCTTCACCGAGGCGCTACGCGCCACCACCGACGCGGCCGGCCTCTACACCTTCTGGGACTATCAGGCCGGCGCCTGGCAGCGGAACAACGGCATCCGCATCGACCACCTCCTGCTCTCGCCGCAGGCGGCCGACAAGCTCGGCGCCGTCTCGATCGCCAAGCATGTGCGCGGCTGGGACAAGGCCTCGGACCATGTCCCGGTGCTGATCGAGCTGAGCTGA
- a CDS encoding YARHG domain-containing protein, whose protein sequence is MSKLPIPVLALGIALPFFATATPAAAQSCEDLWYQRNEIYKAQGYCFRTQRGISAFGNAGCQYDNVEDVPLSATQRRVVADIQRAERTSRCPR, encoded by the coding sequence ATGTCGAAGCTGCCCATCCCCGTCCTCGCTCTCGGCATCGCCCTGCCGTTCTTCGCGACTGCGACTCCCGCGGCCGCCCAGAGCTGCGAGGACCTCTGGTACCAGCGCAACGAGATCTACAAGGCGCAGGGCTATTGCTTCCGCACCCAGCGCGGCATCAGCGCCTTCGGCAATGCCGGCTGCCAGTACGACAATGTCGAGGACGTGCCGCTCTCGGCGACACAGCGCCGCGTCGTCGCCGATATCCAGCGTGCCGAGCGCACGAGCCGCTGCCCGCGCTGA
- a CDS encoding BA14K family protein produces the protein MIRTTMIAAALAGGFALATPAAAAPLAPAQASVATAGSTNLVEQVQYRRYYGPRYGYRGGYYGRGYRYNRGAAVGAGIAAGALGALAAGALLAPGPVYAEPVPVYRGPVYAAPDGDAIAYCSRRFRTYDPETGTYIGSGGVVRACP, from the coding sequence ATGATCAGGACGACGATGATCGCCGCCGCTCTCGCCGGCGGTTTTGCCCTGGCAACGCCGGCAGCCGCCGCCCCGCTCGCGCCGGCCCAGGCCAGCGTTGCCACCGCCGGCTCGACCAATCTCGTCGAGCAGGTGCAGTACCGTCGCTATTACGGCCCGCGCTACGGCTATCGCGGCGGCTATTATGGGCGGGGCTATCGTTATAATCGCGGCGCAGCCGTCGGCGCCGGTATTGCGGCAGGCGCGCTCGGCGCGCTAGCGGCAGGCGCCCTGCTCGCGCCCGGCCCGGTCTATGCCGAGCCTGTCCCGGTCTATCGTGGCCCGGTCTACGCCGCGCCGGATGGCGACGCGATCGCCTATTGCTCGCGCCGCTTCCGCACCTACGACCCCGAGACCGGCACCTATATCGGTAGCGGCGGCGTGGTTCGCGCCTGCCCGTAA
- a CDS encoding SDR family oxidoreductase: protein MAIDKVVLITGASSGIGVGIARELAASGAKLMLGARRTERLDALADELTAKGGDVRTSRLDVTDRADVAAFADAAREAFGRVDVIVNNAGVMPLSLMASLKVDEWDRMIDVNIKGVLYGIAAVLPQMLARGSGQIINIASIGALAVSPTAAVYCATKYAVRAISDGLRQEHSDLRVTCIHPGVVESELASTITDPAAAELMRTYRAIALQPDAIGRAVRFAVEQPDDVDVNEIVVRPTATH, encoded by the coding sequence ATGGCCATCGACAAGGTCGTCCTCATCACCGGCGCTTCCAGCGGTATCGGCGTCGGCATCGCTCGCGAGCTCGCGGCATCCGGGGCGAAGCTGATGCTCGGCGCGCGTCGCACGGAACGCCTCGACGCACTCGCCGACGAACTGACAGCAAAGGGCGGCGACGTCCGCACAAGCCGGCTCGACGTCACCGATCGCGCCGATGTCGCGGCCTTCGCCGATGCGGCACGCGAGGCCTTCGGCCGTGTCGACGTCATCGTCAACAATGCCGGCGTGATGCCGCTTTCGCTGATGGCCTCGCTCAAGGTCGACGAGTGGGATCGAATGATCGACGTCAACATCAAGGGCGTGCTCTACGGCATCGCCGCGGTGTTGCCGCAGATGCTGGCGCGCGGCTCGGGCCAGATCATCAATATCGCCTCGATCGGCGCTCTCGCGGTGTCACCGACGGCTGCCGTCTACTGCGCGACGAAATACGCGGTGCGCGCCATCTCCGACGGCTTGCGCCAGGAGCACTCCGACCTGCGCGTCACCTGCATCCATCCCGGCGTGGTCGAGAGCGAACTTGCGAGCACCATCACCGATCCGGCCGCGGCCGAGCTGATGAGGACGTACCGCGCCATCGCGCTCCAGCCCGATGCGATCGGCCGTGCCGTGCGCTTCGCCGTCGAGCAGCCTGATGATGTCGACGTCAACGAGATCGTCGTCCGCCCCACCGCCACCCACTGA
- a CDS encoding HAD-IA family hydrolase, with amino-acid sequence MRAVLLDVDGVLVTGRPADGLHWSHDLERDLGIASDLLQRRFFAHHWTDVVTGRVGLRETLAPVLAEIAPSVSSEALLEYWFAHDARLEEALLQDIASLRRDGLTVALASNQEHLRAHYLSEQLGLAGHVDHFYYSAAIGARKPDSAFYRHIEQALGEPPEALLLIDDTVENISAARQAGWRAVHWTAPRRLGDIVAEAGE; translated from the coding sequence ATCCGCGCCGTCCTCCTCGATGTCGACGGCGTGCTGGTCACCGGTCGGCCGGCGGATGGGCTGCACTGGAGCCATGATCTCGAGCGCGATCTCGGCATTGCATCAGATCTGCTTCAGCGGCGATTCTTCGCCCACCACTGGACCGACGTCGTCACGGGCCGCGTGGGACTGCGCGAAACGCTTGCGCCGGTCCTGGCCGAGATCGCTCCTTCAGTAAGCAGCGAGGCTCTGCTGGAGTACTGGTTCGCGCACGACGCACGCCTGGAAGAGGCCCTGCTGCAGGATATCGCGTCGCTGCGCCGCGACGGCCTGACCGTCGCCTTGGCGAGCAATCAGGAGCATCTGCGCGCACACTATCTTTCGGAGCAACTGGGCCTCGCAGGCCATGTCGACCACTTCTACTATTCGGCAGCGATCGGCGCCCGAAAGCCGGATTCCGCCTTCTATCGCCACATCGAGCAAGCACTGGGCGAGCCGCCCGAAGCGCTGCTGCTGATCGACGATACCGTCGAGAATATCAGTGCTGCCCGGCAAGCCGGCTGGCGGGCCGTCCATTGGACGGCCCCTCGGCGCCTCGGCGACATTGTTGCCGAGGCTGGCGAATGA
- a CDS encoding Atu4866 domain-containing protein, which produces MNTLLANASLLLAAGIGLATTIQNGPEGSPRMQTAQAAATDNPQNHPYVGMWVTADNHVRHELLPNGRYDEARGNRESAYRGRYKVTGSYIEYWDDTGFTADGTFVDVDTLHHGGMVLRRR; this is translated from the coding sequence ATGAACACCCTGCTCGCGAACGCGTCGCTGCTGCTGGCCGCCGGCATCGGCCTCGCCACGACCATCCAGAACGGACCGGAAGGATCCCCACGCATGCAGACCGCTCAGGCAGCCGCCACCGATAACCCGCAAAACCACCCTTATGTCGGCATGTGGGTCACCGCCGACAATCATGTCCGCCACGAATTGCTGCCGAATGGCCGCTATGACGAGGCGCGCGGCAATCGCGAGAGCGCCTATCGCGGCCGTTACAAGGTCACCGGCAGCTATATCGAGTACTGGGACGACACCGGCTTCACCGCCGACGGCACCTTCGTCGACGTGGACACACTGCACCATGGCGGCATGGTCCTGCGGCGGCGCTGA
- a CDS encoding carboxymuconolactone decarboxylase family protein, with translation MPAPAIAESSEERRKRGEAVIRSLNKGEPQQALERMRQEFPFLAEATEAYALGDVWSRTGLDSRTRQLAAVAAFAATGQTAFMKVHAGYALNIGVSEGELKEIVYLITVPAGISRAIAASQALSELFAERRRQ, from the coding sequence ATGCCCGCCCCCGCCATCGCCGAATCGAGTGAGGAGCGGCGCAAGCGCGGTGAGGCCGTCATCCGCAGCCTGAACAAGGGCGAGCCGCAGCAGGCGCTGGAACGCATGCGGCAGGAGTTTCCTTTCCTGGCCGAGGCGACCGAGGCCTATGCGCTCGGCGATGTCTGGTCGCGAACCGGCCTCGACAGCCGCACACGCCAGCTCGCAGCGGTCGCAGCCTTCGCCGCGACCGGCCAGACCGCCTTCATGAAAGTCCATGCCGGCTACGCGCTCAACATCGGCGTGTCCGAGGGAGAGCTGAAGGAGATCGTCTACCTGATCACCGTGCCGGCCGGGATCTCACGCGCGATCGCGGCATCGCAGGCTCTGTCGGAGCTCTTCGCCGAACGCCGCAGGCAGTGA
- a CDS encoding isochorismatase family protein, producing MTQTIRQMIGASAPDSLDPATSALLVIDFQKEYFDGAMPIPDGAKALANARRLIDKADGSGIPVYHIQHVTPAGAPIFAEDGETVAFHPLVTPAPHHETVRKSSVSVFLTTDIDARLKARGVKTLIVSGLMTHACVAGATRDAVPLGYAVIVAADACATRDITGPDGVAVPHAELHRSSLVALADTFADVLDTDAILALPGA from the coding sequence ATGACCCAGACCATTCGACAGATGATCGGCGCGAGCGCCCCCGATTCCCTCGACCCGGCAACGAGCGCCTTGCTGGTGATCGATTTCCAGAAGGAGTATTTCGACGGTGCCATGCCGATCCCGGACGGGGCCAAGGCCCTGGCCAATGCCAGGCGGCTGATCGACAAGGCCGACGGCTCCGGCATCCCAGTCTACCACATCCAGCATGTGACTCCGGCCGGTGCGCCGATCTTCGCCGAGGATGGCGAGACGGTCGCCTTTCATCCGCTGGTCACGCCGGCACCGCACCATGAGACGGTGCGGAAGAGCTCGGTCAGCGTCTTTCTGACCACCGATATCGACGCCCGGCTCAAGGCCCGCGGCGTGAAGACCCTGATCGTCAGCGGCTTGATGACCCATGCCTGCGTTGCAGGGGCGACGCGCGACGCAGTCCCGCTCGGCTACGCTGTCATCGTCGCGGCCGATGCCTGCGCCACGCGCGACATCACCGGGCCGGACGGGGTGGCCGTGCCGCATGCGGAATTGCACCGATCGTCGCTGGTGGCGCTCGCCGACACCTTCGCCGACGTGCTTGATACGGACGCCATTCTGGCGCTGCCCGGCGCCTGA
- a CDS encoding putative quinol monooxygenase has product MLKVIAQDFIRLESVELVKPLYRELVEKTQAEPLCLAYDLFIDQNDPGHFVFVEQWPDQAALDAHCRSEHFTRLVPLINQHQRQDCIVTLMDAFKG; this is encoded by the coding sequence GTGCTAAAGGTCATCGCCCAGGACTTCATCAGGCTCGAAAGCGTCGAGCTGGTGAAGCCGCTCTACCGGGAGCTCGTCGAGAAAACGCAGGCCGAGCCGCTCTGCCTCGCCTACGATCTCTTCATCGACCAGAATGACCCCGGCCATTTCGTCTTCGTCGAGCAGTGGCCGGACCAGGCGGCGCTCGACGCGCATTGCCGGAGCGAGCATTTCACTCGGCTGGTGCCGCTGATCAACCAGCATCAGAGGCAGGACTGCATCGTCACGCTGATGGATGCGTTCAAGGGATAA
- a CDS encoding DNA helicase produces MKLSAPVYRLKRKAKELARKDDIPLHLALDRVAVGEGFGAWSLLASKSAESLSAEGLLVRLMPGDLLLIGARPGHGKTLLSLQLAVEAMKAGRRALFFTLEYTARDVLGRFRALGVDPAQFEALFSFDDSEAISADHIMRALAEAPRGTLAIVDYLQLLDQKRGNPELGVQISALKAFAEARGVILAFISQIDRSYDPALKPCPDLSDIRLPNPLDLSLFSKSCFLNEGEVRFQAAS; encoded by the coding sequence ATGAAGCTTTCCGCACCCGTCTATCGTCTGAAGCGCAAGGCCAAGGAATTGGCGCGCAAGGATGACATCCCGCTCCATCTGGCGCTCGACCGCGTCGCCGTCGGCGAAGGTTTCGGCGCCTGGAGCCTGCTTGCGTCCAAATCCGCCGAGAGCCTGTCCGCCGAGGGGCTGCTGGTCCGCCTGATGCCGGGAGACCTGTTGCTGATCGGCGCGCGGCCCGGGCACGGCAAGACGCTGCTCAGCCTCCAGCTCGCGGTCGAGGCGATGAAGGCAGGCCGCCGCGCGCTCTTCTTCACGCTGGAATATACGGCCAGGGATGTGCTTGGCCGCTTTCGGGCGCTTGGTGTCGATCCCGCCCAATTCGAGGCGCTGTTCTCCTTCGACGATTCGGAGGCGATCAGCGCCGACCACATCATGCGGGCTCTCGCAGAGGCGCCGCGCGGCACGCTGGCGATCGTCGACTATCTGCAACTGCTCGACCAGAAGCGCGGCAATCCCGAGTTGGGCGTCCAGATCAGCGCGCTCAAGGCCTTTGCGGAGGCGAGGGGCGTGATCCTGGCCTTCATCTCGCAGATCGATCGTTCCTACGATCCCGCGCTGAAACCCTGCCCGGACCTGAGCGATATCCGCCTGCCGAACCCGCTCGACCTGTCGCTGTTCAGCAAGAGCTGCTTCCTGAACGAGGGCGAGGTGCGTTTCCAGGCCGCGAGCTAG
- a CDS encoding TIGR00645 family protein: MSHSAEPADLPANGPLKPLPMVIFASRWLQVPLYLGLIVAQCVYVFLFLKELWHLVNHAFDFSEQQIMLVVLGLIDVVMISNLLIMVIVGGYETFVSRLRLHNHPDQPEWLSHVNASILKIKLAMAIIGISSIHLLRTFIEAGNIGGPTATNYTTTGVLLQTLIHTIFIFSALGIAWVDRMTLAPGKGH, from the coding sequence ATGTCGCACTCCGCCGAACCCGCCGACCTTCCCGCCAATGGGCCGCTGAAGCCATTGCCGATGGTGATCTTCGCCTCGCGCTGGCTGCAGGTGCCGCTTTATCTCGGGTTGATCGTGGCGCAGTGCGTCTACGTCTTCCTGTTCCTCAAGGAGCTCTGGCATCTGGTCAACCACGCCTTCGATTTCAGCGAGCAGCAGATCATGCTGGTCGTGCTGGGGCTGATCGACGTGGTGATGATCTCCAACCTGCTGATCATGGTGATCGTCGGCGGTTACGAGACCTTCGTTTCGCGCCTTCGGCTGCACAACCACCCCGACCAGCCGGAATGGCTGAGCCATGTCAACGCCTCGATCCTCAAGATCAAGCTCGCCATGGCGATCATCGGCATCTCCTCAATCCACCTGCTGCGGACCTTCATCGAGGCCGGCAATATCGGCGGCCCGACGGCGACGAACTACACGACCACGGGCGTGCTGCTGCAGACGCTGATCCACACCATTTTCATCTTCTCGGCGCTGGGCATCGCTTGGGTCGACCGGATGACGCTGGCGCCCGGCAAGGGCCATTGA
- a CDS encoding DsbA family protein, producing the protein MIFSSLRRLALAGIAACALGVAVAPAQAQSLSAEQRSAVVELIKETLLKNPELIQEALVELEKRNQVAQVEAQRNALSAEKASLTDPATSVIAGNPQGDVTLVEFMDYNCGFCKRAMEDVRVLAKDDPKLKVVIKDFPILGPDSVEASRVAIAVKNQLQGQKYWDFHLKLMATKGRINGAKALEIAKEAGADIERVKKEIDAPATRAVIEQTVALGDRLGLTGTPAFIIGDEVVFGAVGQAALKQKIEAVRKCGKATCSG; encoded by the coding sequence ATGATCTTCTCTTCGCTGCGCCGTCTGGCGCTCGCCGGCATCGCCGCCTGTGCGCTTGGCGTTGCCGTCGCGCCGGCCCAGGCCCAGTCGCTCTCGGCCGAGCAACGCAGCGCCGTGGTCGAGCTGATCAAGGAGACCCTGCTGAAGAATCCGGAGCTGATCCAGGAGGCGCTGGTCGAGCTCGAGAAGCGCAACCAGGTCGCGCAGGTCGAGGCGCAGCGCAATGCGCTCTCGGCCGAGAAGGCGAGCCTGACCGACCCCGCGACCTCGGTGATCGCCGGCAACCCGCAGGGTGACGTCACTCTCGTCGAGTTCATGGATTACAATTGCGGCTTCTGCAAAAGGGCGATGGAAGACGTCCGCGTCCTCGCCAAGGACGATCCCAAGCTCAAGGTCGTGATCAAGGACTTCCCGATCCTCGGCCCTGACTCGGTCGAGGCCAGCCGCGTCGCCATCGCCGTGAAGAACCAGCTCCAGGGCCAGAAGTACTGGGACTTCCATCTCAAGCTGATGGCGACCAAGGGCCGGATCAACGGCGCCAAGGCGCTGGAGATCGCCAAGGAAGCCGGCGCCGACATCGAGCGCGTCAAGAAGGAGATCGATGCTCCGGCGACGCGCGCCGTGATCGAGCAGACGGTCGCGCTCGGCGATCGGCTCGGCCTCACCGGCACGCCGGCCTTCATCATCGGCGACGAGGTGGTGTTCGGCGCGGTCGGCCAGGCGGCGCTGAAGCAGAAGATCGAAGCCGTCCGCAAATGCGGCAAAGCGACCTGCAGCGGCTGA
- a CDS encoding LysR family transcriptional regulator encodes MEMDLNALAVFVLVAEERSFRGAADRVGVTRSAVSQTIRKLEERLGIALVQRTTRSVSLTEAGERLLADLDPALSDLRAAVEATRDLRAGPRGRLRLAVSSIAERFLSGPFLASFVAGHPEVELDITVTDEEFDIVAAGYDAGVRLGEVIEQDMIAISIGGEERQLAVCAPAYRERFGVPAHPRQLAAHRCIGWRPGPKLPPYRWEFAEDDREFSVAVAPEITASDMALMIKLAVAGAGITFGMEESFRPAMARGELVPLLEEFCPYFAGFYLYYPSRRAMAPKLRALVDHLRGFDWDRRKATTRTGSAMI; translated from the coding sequence ATGGAGATGGATCTCAACGCACTCGCTGTGTTCGTTCTCGTCGCCGAGGAGAGGAGCTTTCGTGGCGCGGCGGACCGTGTCGGCGTGACGCGATCGGCGGTCAGCCAGACGATCAGGAAGCTCGAGGAGCGGCTGGGCATCGCCCTGGTGCAGCGTACGACACGCAGCGTCAGTCTGACCGAGGCGGGCGAGCGTCTCCTCGCCGATCTCGATCCCGCCCTGTCGGATCTGCGCGCTGCCGTCGAGGCGACACGGGATTTGCGGGCTGGGCCGCGCGGACGCCTGCGCCTGGCGGTCTCGTCGATCGCCGAGCGCTTTCTGTCGGGGCCGTTCCTGGCGAGCTTCGTCGCGGGCCATCCCGAGGTCGAGCTCGACATCACCGTGACCGACGAGGAGTTCGATATCGTCGCCGCGGGCTACGATGCCGGTGTCAGGCTCGGCGAGGTCATCGAGCAGGATATGATCGCCATTTCGATCGGCGGCGAGGAGCGCCAGCTCGCCGTCTGCGCGCCGGCCTATCGCGAGCGCTTCGGCGTGCCGGCCCATCCGCGCCAACTGGCGGCGCATCGCTGCATCGGCTGGCGACCGGGCCCAAAGCTGCCGCCCTATCGCTGGGAGTTCGCCGAGGATGACAGGGAGTTCAGCGTCGCCGTCGCGCCGGAGATCACGGCGAGCGACATGGCGCTGATGATCAAGCTCGCGGTGGCGGGAGCCGGCATCACCTTCGGCATGGAAGAGAGCTTCCGGCCGGCGATGGCGCGTGGCGAGCTGGTGCCGCTGCTGGAGGAGTTCTGCCCCTATTTCGCGGGCTTTTATCTTTACTACCCCAGCCGCCGCGCCATGGCACCGAAGCTGCGCGCCCTGGTCGACCATCTGCGCGGCTTCGATTGGGACAGGCGCAAGGCGACGACCAGAACGGGATCGGCTATGATCTGA
- a CDS encoding helix-turn-helix domain-containing protein, with protein sequence MTIGLAMHTVAVLAYEGVIPFHLSIPCIVFGDDLLKLGAPRYRLLICGENTGLIPTISGFQIGVQHGLEALSEADTVIVPAWRDPIDPPSDALLDALRTAHARGARIVGLCLGTFVLARAGLLEGRTASTHWAWADEFERAYPDVALDRNALYVDDGDILTSAGTAAAIDCCLHLIRRDHGAEIANRIARRLVVAPHRHGGQAQYIESPLPAFGNRDQLSSTLEWALAHLNQPLGLEQLAARAGMSLRSFTRRFKQKTGVTVVQWLLNHRLAEAQRRLETGDCSIEQIAEMAGFGSAVSLRQHFTRAFSISPASYRRQFRKNAA encoded by the coding sequence TTGACCATCGGCCTTGCCATGCACACCGTCGCCGTCCTCGCCTATGAGGGGGTCATCCCCTTCCATCTCTCGATTCCCTGCATCGTCTTCGGCGACGATCTGCTGAAGCTGGGAGCGCCGCGCTACCGCCTGCTGATCTGCGGCGAGAACACCGGGCTGATCCCGACGATCTCCGGCTTCCAGATCGGCGTGCAGCACGGGCTCGAAGCCCTTTCCGAGGCCGACACCGTGATCGTCCCGGCCTGGCGCGATCCGATCGACCCACCTTCCGACGCTCTGCTGGATGCCCTGCGAACCGCCCATGCGCGCGGCGCCCGGATCGTCGGACTATGCCTGGGAACCTTCGTCCTGGCGCGCGCGGGATTGCTGGAGGGCCGCACCGCGTCGACGCACTGGGCCTGGGCCGACGAATTCGAGCGGGCCTATCCGGACGTCGCGCTGGATCGGAACGCGCTCTATGTCGACGATGGCGATATCCTGACCTCGGCGGGAACGGCGGCGGCGATCGATTGCTGCCTGCACCTGATCCGTCGCGACCACGGCGCCGAGATCGCCAATCGCATCGCCCGGCGGCTGGTGGTCGCGCCACATCGCCATGGTGGACAGGCGCAGTATATCGAGAGCCCCCTGCCCGCCTTCGGCAATCGCGATCAGCTCTCGTCGACGCTGGAATGGGCGCTCGCGCATCTCAACCAGCCGCTCGGCCTGGAGCAGCTGGCGGCGCGCGCCGGGATGAGCCTGCGCAGCTTCACGCGCCGCTTCAAGCAGAAGACGGGCGTGACCGTCGTGCAATGGCTGCTGAACCACCGCCTCGCCGAGGCACAGCGGCGGCTCGAAACCGGCGATTGCTCGATCGAGCAGATCGCCGAGATGGCCGGCTTCGGCTCGGCCGTCTCGCTTCGGCAGCATTTCACCCGGGCTTTTTCGATCTCGCCGGCCAGCTATCGCCGGCAATTCAGGAAGAACGCGGCCTAG